GAGCATGGCTGATTACGTAATCAAAGACATCGCGCTTGCGGCTTACGGTCGCAAGGAACTGGATATCGCCGAAACCGAGATGCCGGGGCTGATGGCCTGCCGCACCGAGTTCGGCGCATCCAAGCCTCTGGCCGGCGCGCGCATCGTTGGTTCGCTGCATATGACGATTCAGACCGCTGTTCTCATCGAGACGCTGGTGGCGCTTGGGGCGGATGTGCGTTGGGCGTCGTGCAACATTTTCTCGACCCAAGATCACGCTGCCGCGGCGATTGCCGAAGCAGGTGTTCCGGTCTTTGCCGTGAAGGGCCAGTCGCTGGAAGAGCATTGGGATTATCTCGACCGTTCGTTCCAGTTCCCCGAGGGCGCGAATATGATCCTCGACGATGGCGGCGATGCCACCCTTTACGTTCTGCTGGGCGCACGTGCCGAAGCGGGCGAGGATATCATCCCCGTGCCGCAATCCGAAGAAGAGGCCGTGATCAAGGCGCAGATCAAGAAGCGCATGGAGCAAAGCCCCGGTTGGTTCACCAAGACCCGCGACGCGATCAAGGGCGTTTCGGAAGAGACCACCACCGGCGTGCACCGCCTCTATGATCTGCACAAGAAGGGCCAGCTGCCGTTCCCCGCGATCAATGTCAACGACTCCGTCACCAAGTCGAAATTCGACAACAAATACGGCTGTAAGGAATCGCTGGTCGACGGTATCCGCCGCGCGACCGACGTGATGATGGCCGGTAAGGTTGCGGTTGTCTGCGGTTATGGCGATGTGGGTAAAGGCTCGGCGGCCTCGCTTCGCGGCGCAGGTGCCCGTGTGAAGGTCACCGAAGTCGACCCGATCTGCGCGCTTCAGGCGGCCATGGATGGCTTTGAAGTCGTGCGTCTGGAAGATGTCATCTCGGATGTGGATATCGTCATCACCACCACCGGCAATAAGGACATTGTCCGCATCGAGCATATGCGCGAGATGAAGGATATGGCGATTCTTGGCAATATCGGTCACTTCGATAATGAGATTCAGGTCGCGGCGCTGAAGAACCACAAGTGGACCAACATCAAGGATCAGGTGGATATGATCGAGATGCCCTCGGGCGCGCGCATCATTCTGCTGTCCGAAGGTCGTCTGCTGAACCTCGGCAATGCCACCGGTCACCCGTCCTTC
The sequence above is drawn from the Thioclava sp. GXIMD4216 genome and encodes:
- the ahcY gene encoding adenosylhomocysteinase, whose amino-acid sequence is MADYVIKDIALAAYGRKELDIAETEMPGLMACRTEFGASKPLAGARIVGSLHMTIQTAVLIETLVALGADVRWASCNIFSTQDHAAAAIAEAGVPVFAVKGQSLEEHWDYLDRSFQFPEGANMILDDGGDATLYVLLGARAEAGEDIIPVPQSEEEAVIKAQIKKRMEQSPGWFTKTRDAIKGVSEETTTGVHRLYDLHKKGQLPFPAINVNDSVTKSKFDNKYGCKESLVDGIRRATDVMMAGKVAVVCGYGDVGKGSAASLRGAGARVKVTEVDPICALQAAMDGFEVVRLEDVISDVDIVITTTGNKDIVRIEHMREMKDMAILGNIGHFDNEIQVAALKNHKWTNIKDQVDMIEMPSGARIILLSEGRLLNLGNATGHPSFVMSASFTNQVLAQIELWTKGEDYQPGVYILPKALDEKVARLHLDRIGVKLTELRPDQAEYIGVTVEGPYKPEHYRY